In a single window of the Halomicroarcula saliterrae genome:
- a CDS encoding SRPBCC family protein yields the protein MPVFEREVRVSAPLDDVWEFHATADGLVALTPDWMHLQVEETRGPDGEPDPEALEPGSVVVSSIQPFGVGPRQRWVSEIVAREEGETEAMFRDVMTEGPFPEWEHTHRFHAAGDLATVVHDRVEYELPGGPLGRLAGPLGFVGMEPMFRFRHRKTRELLEA from the coding sequence ATGCCGGTCTTCGAGCGCGAGGTTCGCGTGTCGGCGCCACTCGACGATGTCTGGGAGTTCCACGCGACAGCGGACGGTCTGGTCGCTCTGACCCCCGACTGGATGCACCTACAGGTCGAGGAGACCCGGGGCCCCGACGGGGAACCGGACCCCGAGGCGCTCGAACCGGGCTCGGTCGTCGTCTCCTCGATACAGCCCTTCGGTGTCGGGCCGCGCCAGCGATGGGTCTCGGAAATCGTCGCCCGCGAGGAGGGCGAGACGGAGGCGATGTTCCGGGACGTGATGACCGAGGGGCCGTTTCCGGAGTGGGAACACACTCACCGGTTCCACGCGGCCGGGGACCTCGCGACCGTCGTCCACGACCGCGTGGAGTACGAGCTCCCCGGCGGCCCGCTTGGCCGGCTCGCCGGGCCGCTGGGGTTCGTCGGGATGGAACCGATGTTTCGCTTTCGTCACCGAAAGACACGGGAGCTACTGGAAGCGTAG